One Spea bombifrons isolate aSpeBom1 chromosome 1, aSpeBom1.2.pri, whole genome shotgun sequence DNA window includes the following coding sequences:
- the LOC128503811 gene encoding kazal-type serine protease inhibitor domain-containing protein 1-like, producing the protein MYLPQGLREVKEPNGCSTCQEETCPPLPHMCWASRVRDPCGCCWKCANVEGQRCDLPGGIYQFGECGDGLLCHEETRRCICETQEKVCGTDRRTYKNVCRLKEAARYKWKRSLKTYQPGPCPWEQERAPIFITPPRDTLAIAGQGIILGCVVSAHPVARIQWRKEGTEEPLPGGSSNMIVQTHEGPHRHQVAGWLQIHPLGEADEGQYVCVAWNKFGSISASATLSISRPDTLFAAGEYGLHAAGFDLSDDEDAQDRSQDGPSGSDV; encoded by the exons ATGTATTTGCCCCAGGGGCTCAGGGAGGTTAAGGAGCCAAATGGTTGCTCCACTTGCCAGGAGGAAACATGCCCCCCACTGCCCCACATGTGCTGGGCAAGCCGGGTGCGGGACCCCTGTGGCTGCTGCTGGAAGTGCGCCAACGTAGAGGGGCAGAGGTGCGACCTTCCTGGGGGCATTTACCAGTTTGGGGAATGTGGGGACGGGCTGCTCTGCCACGAGGAAACCAGACGCTGTATCTGTGAGACCCAGGAGAAGGTGTGCGGGACGGACAGACGAACGTACAAAAATGTCTGCCGTCTGAAGGAAGCTGCCAGATACAAATGGAAGAGGAGCCTCAAAACTTATCAGCCGGGGCCCTGCCCCTGGGAGCAGGAGAGAG CTCCAATCTTCATCACGCCCCCGCGGGACACTTTGGCCATTGCCGGTCAGGGCATTATCCTGGGCTGCGTGGTTTCTGCCCATCCAGTGGCACGAATTCAGTGGAGGAAGGAGGGCACCGAGGAGCCACTGCCAGGAGGCAGCAGCAACATGATTGTTCAG ACTCATGAGGGGCCCCACAGACACCAAGTGGCAGGCTGGCTGCAGATCCACCCCCTTGGCGAGGCCGACGAGGGGCAGTACGTTTGCGTCGCATGGAATAAGTTTGGAAGCATCTCGGCATCTGCGACCCTGAGCATCAGCCGCCCCG ATACCCTCTTTGCTGCCGGGGAGTACGGTCTCCACGCTGCTGGGTTTGACTTGTCGGATGATGAAGATGCTCAGGACAGATCCCAGGATGGTCCCTCTGGATCAGATGTGTGA